Proteins encoded together in one Streptomyces sp. NA04227 window:
- a CDS encoding trimeric intracellular cation channel family protein yields the protein MVQDLYAPSVQHALDIVGIFVFAISGALLAVRKNFDVFGIAVLAEVTALGGGIFRDLIIGAVPPSAFTDLGYFLTPLVVTGLVFFLHPEVERLQLGVNIFDAAGLGLFCVTGTAKAYAYGLGLTSSAVMGLATAVGGGVLRDVLANEVPSLLRWDRDLYAVPAVVGSTMVVLFIDHDMLNGFTATLAVLTVFTLRLLAMRYHWRAPRAWNRRSRVVEGDET from the coding sequence GTGGTCCAGGATCTGTACGCGCCCTCCGTTCAGCACGCGCTCGACATCGTCGGCATCTTCGTCTTCGCGATCTCCGGCGCCCTGCTCGCCGTGCGCAAGAACTTCGACGTCTTCGGCATCGCCGTCCTCGCGGAGGTCACGGCACTGGGCGGCGGTATCTTCCGCGACCTGATCATCGGCGCCGTACCGCCCTCGGCCTTCACGGACCTCGGCTACTTCCTCACGCCGCTGGTGGTGACGGGCCTCGTCTTCTTCCTCCACCCGGAGGTGGAGCGGCTCCAGCTCGGTGTGAACATCTTCGACGCGGCCGGGCTCGGCCTCTTCTGTGTCACCGGCACCGCCAAGGCCTACGCCTACGGGCTCGGCCTGACCTCGTCCGCAGTCATGGGCCTGGCCACCGCGGTCGGCGGCGGCGTACTGCGCGACGTGCTGGCCAACGAGGTCCCCTCGCTGCTGCGCTGGGACCGCGACCTCTACGCCGTACCGGCCGTCGTCGGCTCGACCATGGTCGTCCTGTTCATCGACCACGACATGCTCAACGGCTTCACCGCCACCCTCGCCGTCCTCACCGTCTTCACCCTGCGCCTGCTAGCGATGCGCTACCACTGGCGCGCACCGAGGGCCTGGAACCGCCGCTCACGCGTGGTGGAGGGCGACGAGACCTAG
- a CDS encoding thioesterase family protein: MTEAPVAAVRIGDSEFDRDTAVTLREPGVYDIELSAGWTIINAVNGGYLLAVIGRALADSLPHPDPFTISAHYLTASQPGPAVVRTEVVRTGRTLSTGQASLLQVDESGQEVERIRVLASYGDLDTLPDDVRTAAKPPAFPPPEHCFGPQDAPRDGVVPGSSAIADRLWLKLDPDTLGWALGAPSGKGEMRGWFGLADGRDADPLSLLMTVDGLPPTSFELGIPGWVPTIELTVHVRCRPAPGPLRVSITTRNLAGGFLEEDVEVWDTADRLVCQSRQLARVRLK; encoded by the coding sequence ATGACTGAAGCACCTGTGGCGGCGGTCCGGATCGGGGACAGCGAGTTCGACCGGGACACCGCGGTCACGCTGCGCGAGCCGGGCGTCTACGACATCGAGCTCTCCGCGGGCTGGACGATCATCAACGCGGTCAACGGCGGCTATCTGCTCGCCGTCATCGGCCGGGCGCTCGCGGACAGCCTGCCGCACCCGGACCCGTTCACTATCTCCGCGCACTACCTCACCGCCTCCCAGCCGGGCCCGGCGGTCGTCCGTACCGAGGTGGTCCGCACAGGCCGCACCCTCTCCACGGGCCAGGCCTCGCTGCTCCAGGTCGACGAGTCGGGCCAGGAAGTCGAGCGCATCCGCGTCCTCGCCTCCTACGGCGACCTCGACACGCTGCCCGACGACGTCCGTACCGCCGCGAAGCCGCCCGCCTTTCCGCCGCCGGAACACTGCTTCGGACCGCAGGACGCGCCGCGCGACGGTGTCGTACCGGGCAGCTCGGCGATCGCCGACCGGCTCTGGCTCAAGCTCGACCCGGACACTCTCGGCTGGGCCCTCGGCGCGCCCTCCGGCAAGGGCGAGATGCGCGGCTGGTTCGGCCTGGCCGACGGCCGTGACGCGGACCCGCTCTCGCTCCTGATGACGGTCGACGGGCTGCCGCCCACCAGCTTCGAACTCGGCATCCCGGGCTGGGTGCCCACCATCGAACTCACCGTGCACGTCCGCTGCCGCCCGGCCCCGGGCCCGCTGCGGGTGTCGATCACCACCCGGAACCTGGCCGGTGGCTTCCTGGAGGAGGACGTCGAGGTCTGGGACACCGCCGACCGACTGGTCTGCCAGTCCCGGCAGTTGGCCCGGGTCCGCCTGAAGTAG
- a CDS encoding YafY family protein: protein MKSDRLLAILLLLQTRGRFLAQELAERLEVSVRTIYRDVEALSAAGVPVYAERGRHGGISLLPGYRTDVTGLTEDESRALFVLAGTGTHEALGLDTALGSALRKVMAALPAPHRPAAELTSRRILVDSARWRAAPRAGVDLDVLQDAVFADRRLRLRYRHSGAAEPRTYTVDPYGLVAKAGVWYLVADRRGVPRLFRADRIRAATPTSDPVRRRTGVELAQVWEELRRRVEQRPDGITVTVRVRRDRLDMFLRLNAAALREPPEDPGEGEWVTARLGFEALPAVRTLLVLTDNVEVLSPPEAREELARAAVAIGAVYG, encoded by the coding sequence GTGAAGTCCGACCGACTGCTCGCGATCCTGCTGCTGCTCCAGACCCGCGGGCGCTTCTTGGCGCAGGAGCTGGCCGAGCGCCTGGAAGTCTCCGTACGCACCATCTACCGCGATGTCGAGGCGCTCTCCGCCGCGGGCGTGCCGGTGTACGCGGAGCGCGGGCGGCACGGCGGGATCTCCCTGCTCCCCGGCTACCGCACCGATGTCACGGGGCTGACCGAGGACGAGTCGCGGGCGCTGTTCGTGCTCGCGGGGACCGGTACGCACGAGGCGCTCGGGCTCGACACCGCACTCGGTTCGGCGCTGCGCAAGGTGATGGCGGCGCTGCCCGCGCCGCACCGCCCGGCCGCCGAACTCACCAGCCGCCGCATCCTGGTCGACTCCGCGCGCTGGCGGGCCGCGCCGCGGGCGGGCGTCGACCTGGACGTTCTGCAGGACGCGGTCTTCGCCGACCGGCGGCTGCGGCTGCGCTACCGGCACAGCGGCGCCGCCGAGCCGAGGACGTACACCGTCGACCCGTACGGGCTCGTGGCCAAGGCGGGCGTCTGGTACCTGGTCGCCGACCGGCGCGGGGTGCCGCGGCTGTTCCGGGCGGACCGCATCCGGGCCGCCACGCCGACAAGTGATCCGGTGCGGCGCCGGACCGGGGTCGAACTGGCCCAGGTCTGGGAGGAGTTGAGGCGCCGGGTCGAGCAGCGCCCGGACGGGATCACGGTGACGGTTCGCGTACGCAGGGACCGTCTCGACATGTTCCTGCGCCTGAACGCGGCCGCCCTGAGGGAGCCGCCCGAGGACCCCGGCGAGGGGGAGTGGGTGACGGCTCGGCTCGGCTTCGAGGCGCTTCCGGCGGTCCGTACGCTGCTCGTCCTCACCGACAACGTGGAGGTGCTCTCGCCGCCGGAGGCCCGGGAGGAACTGGCCCGGGCGGCGGTCGCGATCGGGGCGGTGTACGGCTGA
- a CDS encoding family 16 glycosylhydrolase encodes MTVHQEKALQFPYRHGTLRRGRRRAVLGAVSLLCCATALTAVPAGAAPAPEPARASGPYAPSGARGPAVAADFADEFDGAAGSAVDGAKWQIETGDNVNNHERQYYTAGNANAALDGQGHLVITARKENPAGYQCWYGPCEYTSARLNTAGRFTAQYGHVETRLKAPRGQGMWPAFWALGDDIGQVGWPASGEIDVMENVGFEPSTVHGTLHGPGYSGSGGIGAAYTLPGGQQFADDFHTFAVDWEPGRITWSVDGTVYQTRTPADLAGKQWVFDKPFFLILNLAVGGYWPGDPDGSTQFPQQLVVDYVRVSTGERALSASPTARTP; translated from the coding sequence ATGACCGTGCACCAGGAGAAGGCCCTTCAATTCCCTTACAGACACGGCACGTTGCGGCGCGGACGGCGTCGCGCCGTGCTCGGTGCGGTGTCCCTGCTCTGCTGCGCGACGGCCCTGACCGCCGTGCCCGCCGGAGCCGCCCCGGCTCCCGAGCCCGCGCGTGCGTCCGGTCCGTACGCCCCGAGCGGCGCCCGCGGCCCGGCGGTGGCGGCGGACTTCGCCGACGAGTTCGACGGTGCGGCGGGCTCGGCCGTGGACGGCGCCAAGTGGCAGATCGAGACCGGCGACAACGTCAACAACCACGAGCGGCAGTACTACACGGCGGGCAACGCCAACGCGGCGCTCGACGGTCAGGGCCATCTCGTCATCACGGCCCGCAAGGAGAACCCGGCCGGATACCAGTGCTGGTACGGGCCCTGCGAGTACACCTCGGCGCGGCTCAACACCGCGGGACGGTTCACCGCCCAGTACGGGCATGTCGAGACCCGGCTCAAAGCGCCGCGCGGACAAGGGATGTGGCCCGCGTTCTGGGCGCTCGGCGACGACATCGGGCAGGTCGGCTGGCCCGCCAGCGGCGAGATCGACGTCATGGAGAACGTCGGGTTCGAACCGAGCACGGTCCACGGCACCCTGCACGGCCCGGGCTACTCCGGCTCGGGAGGCATCGGCGCCGCGTACACGCTGCCCGGCGGGCAGCAGTTCGCCGACGACTTCCACACCTTCGCCGTCGACTGGGAACCGGGCAGGATCACCTGGTCCGTGGACGGCACCGTCTACCAGACCCGGACGCCCGCCGATCTCGCCGGAAAGCAATGGGTGTTCGACAAGCCGTTCTTCCTGATCCTGAACCTGGCGGTCGGCGGCTACTGGCCGGGGGACCCGGACGGCAGTACGCAGTTCCCGCAGCAACTCGTCGTCGACTACGTACGGGTGAGCACCGGGGAGCGCGCCCTGTCGGCCTCCCCCACGGCCCGGACCCCGTAG
- a CDS encoding alpha/beta fold hydrolase — translation MTPHPTAPTDTEVERDDDWQRDWELDRVALTSAGEVRWGVLGPEEAPPVVLVHGTPFSSYVWRGTARALAHEHRVYVWDLPGYGASQMYAGQDVGLDSQARVFTELLAHWGLDRPAVLAHDFGGCVSLRAHLLHGARYARLALVDPVALSPWGSPAYRLLGAHAEVFGELPPALHEALVRAYVASASHHGLHPATLDRLVAPWCTEEGRAAFYRQIEQNDQRFTDEIQGRYGELDLPVLLCWGTEDTWIPPERGRELAALIPGCELLPIEGAGHLVQEDAPAELTAALGRFLRAGT, via the coding sequence ATGACCCCACACCCGACCGCACCCACCGACACCGAGGTCGAACGGGACGACGACTGGCAGCGCGACTGGGAACTCGACCGGGTGGCGCTCACCTCCGCGGGCGAGGTCCGCTGGGGCGTCCTCGGCCCCGAGGAAGCGCCCCCGGTGGTGCTCGTGCACGGAACCCCCTTCTCCTCGTACGTCTGGCGCGGCACCGCACGGGCCCTCGCGCACGAGCACCGCGTCTACGTCTGGGACCTGCCGGGCTACGGCGCCTCGCAGATGTACGCGGGCCAGGACGTCGGCCTCGACTCGCAGGCGCGGGTGTTCACCGAGCTGCTCGCGCACTGGGGACTGGACCGACCGGCCGTCCTCGCCCACGACTTCGGCGGCTGCGTGAGCCTGCGCGCCCATCTGCTGCACGGCGCCCGGTACGCACGTCTGGCCCTGGTCGACCCGGTGGCACTGAGCCCATGGGGCTCCCCCGCCTACCGGTTGCTCGGCGCCCATGCCGAGGTCTTCGGCGAACTCCCGCCCGCTCTGCACGAGGCCCTGGTCCGCGCCTACGTCGCCTCCGCCAGCCACCACGGTCTGCACCCGGCGACCCTGGACCGGCTCGTCGCCCCCTGGTGCACCGAGGAGGGCCGGGCCGCCTTCTACCGGCAGATCGAGCAGAACGACCAGCGCTTCACCGACGAGATCCAGGGCCGGTACGGCGAACTCGACCTGCCCGTCCTGCTGTGCTGGGGCACCGAGGACACCTGGATCCCGCCGGAGCGCGGCCGCGAACTGGCCGCCCTGATCCCGGGCTGCGAGTTGCTGCCGATCGAGGGCGCCGGGCATCTCGTACAGGAGGACGCGCCGGCCGAACTCACCGCCGCGCTCGGGCGGTTCCTGCGCGCGGGGACGTGA
- a CDS encoding TetR family transcriptional regulator: MSHTVGVRQAQKQKTRQALLDAALVLLEEQSLSSLGIREVTRAVGVAPTAFYRHFRSTADLGVALVEESLGSLHPMIQSTLDETGEHELLIRNTVDLIADYVRAQPSHVRFLARERHGGVQQVREAMHRELIRFSEEAKAAIACHPESEGWSDDDLYMLARLFVDHMVMTAIELVEATPGDEAAIKDMARRQMRVIHLGRAHWLD, encoded by the coding sequence ATGAGTCACACCGTTGGCGTCCGCCAGGCGCAGAAGCAGAAAACCCGCCAGGCACTGCTCGACGCGGCCCTGGTCCTGCTGGAGGAGCAGAGCCTCAGCAGCCTGGGCATCCGTGAGGTCACGCGCGCGGTGGGCGTGGCGCCGACGGCGTTCTACCGGCATTTCCGCAGTACCGCGGACCTCGGCGTCGCCCTGGTCGAGGAGTCGCTCGGCAGCCTGCACCCGATGATCCAGTCCACCCTCGACGAGACCGGCGAGCACGAGCTCCTGATAAGGAACACGGTCGACCTGATCGCCGACTACGTACGCGCGCAGCCCTCGCACGTACGCTTCCTGGCCCGCGAGCGGCACGGCGGCGTCCAGCAGGTCCGTGAGGCGATGCACCGGGAGTTGATCCGGTTCTCCGAGGAGGCCAAGGCGGCCATCGCCTGCCACCCGGAGTCGGAGGGCTGGAGCGACGACGACCTGTACATGCTGGCTCGGCTCTTCGTGGACCACATGGTCATGACGGCCATCGAGCTGGTCGAGGCGACCCCCGGCGACGAGGCGGCCATCAAGGACATGGCCCGCCGCCAGATGCGCGTGATCCACCTGGGCCGGGCCCACTGGCTGGACTGA
- a CDS encoding DUF4190 domain-containing protein — MELTAPARSTQRRPGVRDADGMAVASFVLGLLGLLVLNLVLGPIAIVLALASLWRGTKRRARAFLGLALGIADVVVLTVLVHSGGVWSFGG; from the coding sequence CTGGAACTCACCGCCCCCGCACGGTCGACGCAGCGCCGACCCGGAGTGCGGGACGCCGACGGCATGGCCGTCGCCTCGTTCGTCCTCGGCCTGCTCGGTCTGCTCGTCCTCAACCTCGTCCTCGGCCCGATCGCGATCGTGCTCGCCCTCGCGTCCCTGTGGCGCGGCACCAAGCGCCGGGCCCGCGCCTTCCTCGGTCTCGCCCTCGGCATCGCCGACGTCGTCGTCCTGACCGTCCTCGTCCACAGCGGCGGCGTGTGGAGCTTCGGCGGCTGA
- a CDS encoding cysteine desulfurase family protein, with amino-acid sequence MAYLDHAATTPMLPEAIEAMTAQLAVTGNASSLHSAGRRARRTVEEARETLAEALGARPSEVVLTSGGTEADNLAVKGLYWSRRAADPARTRVLASPVEHHAVLDAVDWLAVHEGARVEYLPVDRYGRVHPETLREAIARDPADVALATVMWANNEIGTVLPIRELADVAAEFGIPLHADAVQAFGQLPLDFAASGLAAMTVSGHKIGGPYGIGALLLGRDHTPVPVLHGGGQERQVRSGTLDVPATAAFAVAARLAAEGREEFAREVGALRDRLVEAVREAVPEAVLGGDPVDRLPANAHFSFPGCEGDSLLLLLDAQGIECSTGSACTAGIAQPSHVLLATGVAPELARGTLRFSLGHTSTRADVDALAKAIGPAVERARSAGLS; translated from the coding sequence ATGGCCTATCTCGACCACGCCGCGACCACTCCGATGCTTCCGGAGGCGATCGAGGCGATGACCGCCCAGCTCGCCGTCACCGGCAACGCCTCCTCGCTGCACTCGGCGGGCCGCCGCGCACGGCGCACCGTCGAGGAAGCGCGCGAGACCCTCGCCGAGGCGCTGGGCGCCCGGCCCAGCGAGGTCGTCCTGACCTCCGGCGGCACCGAGGCCGACAACCTCGCCGTGAAGGGCCTGTACTGGTCCCGCCGCGCCGCCGACCCGGCCCGCACCCGGGTCCTCGCGAGCCCCGTGGAGCACCACGCCGTCCTGGACGCCGTCGACTGGCTCGCCGTCCACGAGGGCGCCCGGGTCGAGTACCTGCCGGTGGACCGGTACGGGCGCGTGCACCCCGAGACGCTGCGCGAGGCGATCGCCCGCGACCCCGCGGACGTCGCCCTGGCCACCGTCATGTGGGCCAACAACGAGATCGGCACCGTGCTGCCGATTCGTGAACTGGCCGATGTGGCCGCCGAGTTCGGCATCCCGCTGCACGCCGACGCGGTCCAGGCCTTCGGTCAGCTCCCCCTCGACTTCGCCGCGTCCGGCCTCGCCGCGATGACGGTTTCCGGCCACAAGATTGGCGGCCCCTACGGCATCGGCGCCCTCCTCCTCGGCCGCGACCACACCCCCGTACCGGTGCTGCACGGCGGCGGGCAGGAACGCCAGGTCCGCTCCGGAACCCTGGACGTCCCGGCCACGGCCGCCTTCGCCGTCGCCGCACGGCTGGCCGCCGAGGGGCGCGAGGAGTTCGCGCGCGAGGTCGGCGCCCTGCGGGACCGGCTGGTCGAGGCGGTGCGCGAGGCCGTGCCCGAGGCGGTGCTCGGCGGGGACCCCGTCGACCGGCTGCCCGCCAACGCGCACTTCAGCTTCCCCGGCTGCGAGGGCGACTCGCTGCTCCTCCTGCTCGACGCCCAGGGCATCGAGTGCTCCACCGGATCCGCCTGCACCGCCGGCATCGCCCAGCCCAGCCATGTACTGCTCGCGACCGGTGTGGCGCCCGAACTGGCCCGCGGCACCCTGCGGTTCTCACTCGGACACACCTCCACCCGGGCCGACGTCGACGCACTGGCCAAGGCCATCGGACCGGCCGTCGAACGGGCGCGGAGCGCGGGGCTCTCCTGA
- a CDS encoding N-acetylmuramoyl-L-alanine amidase, whose protein sequence is MQRERGSGGGAAKGGGAGSGKDGGKRISRRGLLIGGAGAAIGVGALARGDLARLWWRTPGVDKPRTPGEVDYTGALWIGASPANWRRADRPDDYAVDRVVVHVTQGSYRSTVKVFRDPSHRAATHYVVRGDGHVTQMIRELDVAFHTGNREYNERSVGIEHVGWVDRPESFTDAMYRSSARLTARICARYDLPVDREHIVGHVEVPGTDHTDPGRFWDWDRYLRLVRDAHKAQT, encoded by the coding sequence ATGCAGCGTGAACGCGGAAGTGGCGGGGGCGCCGCCAAGGGCGGCGGGGCAGGGTCGGGCAAGGACGGCGGGAAGCGGATCAGCCGACGGGGACTGCTGATCGGCGGTGCCGGGGCCGCGATCGGCGTCGGCGCGCTCGCCCGCGGCGATCTCGCGCGGCTGTGGTGGCGCACACCCGGCGTGGACAAGCCGCGCACACCGGGTGAGGTCGACTACACCGGCGCCCTGTGGATCGGTGCCTCCCCGGCGAACTGGCGCCGGGCGGACCGGCCCGACGACTACGCCGTCGACCGCGTGGTCGTGCATGTCACACAGGGCAGCTACCGCTCCACGGTCAAGGTCTTCCGCGATCCCTCGCACCGGGCGGCCACGCATTACGTGGTGCGCGGCGACGGTCACGTCACGCAGATGATCCGGGAGCTCGACGTGGCCTTCCACACCGGCAACCGCGAGTACAACGAGCGCAGCGTCGGCATCGAGCACGTCGGCTGGGTGGACCGGCCCGAGTCGTTCACCGACGCCATGTACCGCTCCTCGGCCCGTCTGACCGCCCGCATCTGCGCACGCTACGACCTGCCGGTGGACCGCGAGCACATCGTCGGGCATGTGGAGGTGCCGGGCACCGACCACACCGACCCGGGCCGGTTCTGGGACTGGGACCGGTATCTGCGGCTGGTCAGGGACGCGCACAAGGCGCAGACCTGA
- the mnmA gene encoding tRNA 2-thiouridine(34) synthase MnmA, protein MTDTPARPLRVLAAMSGGVDSAVAAARAAEAGHDVTGVHLALSANPQSFRTGARGCCTIEDSRDARRAADVIGIPFYVWDLAERFREDVVEDFVAEYEAGRTPNPCLRCNEKIKFAALLDKALALGFDAVCTGHYAQVVTLPDGSRELHRASDMAKDQSYVLGVLDERQLAHALFPLGDTVTTKDEIRAEAERRGLAVAKKPDSHDICFIADGDTQGFLANRLGRAEGDIVDESGEKVGTHEGAYGFTIGQRKGLRIGTPAPDGKPRYVLDISPVDNTVTVGPAAALDVTALVAVKPRWCGVAPTGPGTYTAQLRAHGGESEVRAELVDGELRVDFDEAQRGVAPGQAVVLYDGTRVVGSATIARTVRATSSV, encoded by the coding sequence ATGACTGACACCCCCGCGCGCCCCCTCCGTGTCCTCGCCGCCATGTCCGGCGGGGTGGACTCCGCCGTCGCCGCCGCCCGCGCCGCCGAGGCCGGGCACGACGTGACCGGAGTGCACCTCGCGCTCTCGGCGAACCCGCAGTCCTTCCGTACCGGCGCCCGCGGCTGTTGCACCATCGAGGACTCCCGCGACGCGCGCCGCGCGGCCGACGTCATCGGCATCCCGTTCTACGTCTGGGACCTGGCCGAGCGCTTCCGCGAGGACGTCGTCGAGGACTTCGTCGCCGAGTACGAGGCCGGGCGCACTCCCAACCCCTGCCTGCGCTGCAACGAGAAGATCAAGTTCGCCGCGCTGCTCGACAAGGCGCTCGCCCTCGGTTTCGACGCGGTGTGCACGGGCCACTACGCCCAGGTCGTCACGCTCCCCGACGGCTCGCGTGAGCTGCACCGCGCCTCGGACATGGCCAAGGACCAGTCGTACGTGCTCGGCGTGCTCGACGAGCGGCAGCTCGCGCACGCCCTGTTCCCGCTCGGCGACACGGTGACCACCAAGGACGAGATCCGCGCGGAGGCCGAGCGGCGCGGGCTCGCGGTCGCCAAGAAGCCCGACAGCCACGACATCTGCTTCATCGCCGACGGCGACACCCAGGGCTTTTTGGCCAACCGCCTCGGCCGCGCCGAGGGTGACATCGTCGACGAGTCCGGCGAGAAGGTCGGCACCCACGAGGGCGCGTACGGATTCACCATCGGCCAGCGCAAGGGCCTGCGCATCGGCACCCCGGCCCCGGACGGCAAGCCGCGCTACGTCCTGGACATCTCCCCGGTGGACAACACCGTCACCGTCGGCCCGGCCGCCGCCCTGGACGTCACGGCGCTCGTCGCGGTCAAGCCCCGCTGGTGCGGCGTCGCGCCCACCGGGCCCGGTACGTACACGGCGCAGCTGCGTGCGCACGGCGGCGAGAGCGAAGTACGCGCCGAACTCGTCGACGGCGAGCTGCGGGTCGACTTCGACGAGGCACAGCGCGGCGTCGCGCCCGGTCAGGCCGTGGTGCTCTACGACGGGACGCGGGTGGTGGGTTCGGCGACCATCGCGCGGACGGTACGGGCGACTTCGTCGGTGTGA